Proteins encoded in a region of the Bartonella taylorii genome:
- the lepB gene encoding signal peptidase I → MMRKEEMRKKEEKGGVLEFILVLIQALFLAAVIRTLFFQPFSIPSGSMRPTLLVGDYLFVSKYAYGYSRFSIPFSLPIFSGRIWASQPQRGDVVVFRLPSNPDIDYIKRVVGLPGDRIQVRQSVLYINDEAVSRHFMGKVDNSDITEVNYPVDVYRETMPNGVSYNTLDLAFIPQVDDTKVFEVPQGHYFMMGDNRDNSDDSRLDVGYVPEENLIGRASVIFFSISNGSSAWQIWRWPFDIRWSRLFSFINTVHDLPLVKQGINDEASSND, encoded by the coding sequence ATGATGCGGAAAGAAGAAATGCGTAAAAAAGAAGAAAAAGGCGGAGTTCTTGAATTTATTTTGGTATTAATACAGGCGCTGTTTTTAGCAGCTGTTATTCGTACACTTTTTTTTCAGCCTTTCAGTATTCCTTCCGGTTCAATGCGTCCTACTTTGCTTGTGGGGGATTATCTGTTTGTTTCTAAATATGCATATGGGTATTCTCGTTTTTCGATACCTTTTTCTCTCCCTATTTTTTCGGGGCGCATTTGGGCATCTCAGCCTCAGCGTGGAGATGTTGTGGTTTTTCGTTTACCGAGTAATCCAGATATTGATTATATAAAACGTGTTGTTGGACTACCAGGCGATCGTATACAAGTTCGTCAGAGTGTTCTTTATATTAATGACGAGGCTGTTTCACGTCACTTTATGGGGAAAGTTGATAATTCTGATATAACAGAGGTGAATTACCCTGTTGACGTTTATCGTGAGACAATGCCAAATGGTGTTAGCTACAATACACTTGATTTAGCTTTTATTCCACAAGTGGATGACACGAAAGTTTTCGAAGTGCCACAAGGGCATTATTTTATGATGGGTGATAACCGTGATAATTCAGATGATAGTCGTTTAGATGTGGGCTATGTTCCAGAAGAGAATCTTATTGGTCGAGCAAGTGTGATTTTTTTCTCTATTAGTAATGGTTCAAGTGCTTGGCAGATTTGGCGCTGGCCATTTGATATACGTTGGAGTCGTTTGTTTTCTTTTATCAATACCGTTCATGATTTGCCGCTTGTCAAGCAAGGAATCAATGATGAAGCGTCGTCCAATGATTAA
- the acpS gene encoding holo-ACP synthase has translation MIVGLGNDLIDIRRIERMLFRYGDRFVQRIFTDIEQTKSENLQKRSSSYAKRFAAKEACAKALGTGIACGVSWKDMGVVNLSSGKPIMKLTDRAQIQLQKLLPPRYEAVIHLSITDDFPWAQAFIIIEALPRG, from the coding sequence ATGATCGTTGGTCTTGGAAATGATCTGATTGATATAAGACGCATTGAAAGAATGTTGTTTCGTTATGGTGACCGTTTTGTTCAACGTATTTTTACTGACATTGAACAGACCAAATCTGAAAATCTCCAAAAAAGATCTTCTTCTTATGCCAAAAGATTTGCTGCCAAAGAAGCATGTGCTAAGGCTTTGGGAACAGGAATCGCTTGTGGTGTGAGTTGGAAAGACATGGGGGTGGTCAATTTATCATCCGGCAAACCAATTATGAAATTAACAGATCGTGCGCAAATACAATTACAAAAGTTATTGCCTCCTCGTTACGAGGCTGTCATTCATCTTAGTATAACGGACGATTTTCCTTGGGCGCAGGCATTTATTATTATCGAAGCGCTTCCGCGTGGATAG
- a CDS encoding DUF2062 domain-containing protein — translation MLFRRREPVDFVKRIRLWLWPRRSFSRSFCYIRKRILRISATPHKVALGFAIGIFLACSPLFGMHIILAIFFSWILRGNFAAAIIGTVFSNPLTFLLIVMADYKVGYFFLSIFSNVNEISLSQIRFLFNGLTLSNVSLLFEDAWNSIMRPMILGGILLGFTLGSLSYISVYRAIARFQQKRYQKIVKKKRL, via the coding sequence ATGCTTTTTCGTCGTCGAGAACCAGTAGATTTTGTAAAGCGTATTCGACTTTGGTTGTGGCCACGTCGTTCATTTTCTCGCTCATTTTGCTATATACGTAAGCGTATTTTGCGTATATCCGCTACGCCGCATAAAGTTGCGTTGGGGTTTGCTATCGGTATTTTTTTAGCTTGTTCACCTCTCTTTGGAATGCATATCATTTTGGCAATATTTTTTTCTTGGATTTTGCGCGGAAACTTTGCGGCAGCGATCATCGGGACGGTTTTTTCTAATCCACTCACATTTTTGTTAATTGTTATGGCAGATTATAAGGTAGGCTATTTCTTTTTATCGATTTTTAGTAATGTAAATGAGATTTCTCTTTCTCAAATTCGCTTTCTGTTTAACGGTTTAACACTGTCGAATGTATCTCTGCTTTTTGAGGACGCATGGAACTCAATCATGAGACCTATGATTTTAGGTGGTATCCTTTTGGGTTTTACTCTTGGTAGCTTATCTTATATAAGTGTTTACCGAGCAATCGCCCGTTTTCAACAAAAGCGATATCAAAAAATTGTAAAAAAAAAGCGTTTGTGA
- the pyrE gene encoding orotate phosphoribosyltransferase has translation MNTKDVIDIFKQADAILEGHFILTSGRHSATYMQKAKVFMHADLTEKLCRGLAEKIKKSVEGKIDYVVGPAIGGLIPSYETSRHLGIPSLWVERVNGVFELRRFEINKGARVVIVEDIVTTGLSIRETVEALVATGADVVASACILDRSGGKADVGVPLIALAEYEIASYAGDALPAELAMLPAIKPGSRNI, from the coding sequence ATGAATACAAAAGATGTGATTGATATTTTTAAACAAGCAGATGCTATTCTGGAAGGGCATTTCATTTTAACATCAGGCCGTCATAGTGCAACTTACATGCAGAAGGCAAAAGTATTCATGCATGCTGACTTGACAGAGAAGTTATGTCGTGGGTTAGCTGAAAAAATCAAAAAATCTGTCGAGGGAAAAATTGATTACGTGGTTGGTCCCGCAATTGGTGGCCTTATTCCTTCGTATGAAACTTCACGTCATCTTGGTATTCCTTCTCTGTGGGTAGAACGTGTAAATGGTGTGTTTGAGTTGCGTCGTTTTGAAATCAATAAGGGTGCACGAGTTGTGATTGTTGAAGATATTGTGACAACAGGTCTTTCCATTCGTGAGACAGTTGAGGCTCTGGTTGCAACAGGAGCAGATGTGGTGGCGAGTGCGTGTATTCTTGATCGTTCTGGGGGTAAGGCTGATGTCGGAGTTCCGTTGATTGCACTTGCTGAATACGAGATAGCATCTTATGCTGGTGATGCGCTCCCTGCTGAACTCGCTATGCTTCCAGCAATCAAGCCAGGAAGTCGAAATATTTAA